The genomic DNA TGGGGCGGCAGGGGTGTGACAGTGGCGAAAGGGGTTGGATGTGGTCACAATGGGGGAGCACAGTTGGAAGTGGCAGGATGGTGAAGATCGTCGAAGGGCGCAAAGCCAGGAAAGGCGGCCAGGGATGAGCCAGAAGGGATCGGATGCGGGCAAGCAGGGTGGTGCGCGGCGGCTGGGTCGGGGGCTGTCGAGCTTGATCGGGCCTGCGCCGGTGCGGGTCGATGTGCCGCCCGGGACGCCGATATTAGATTCTGAACGTCAGTATGGCGATATTACATATTCTCATATAGATATCAGTGACGGGAGCAAGAGGGGCGATGCGCGGGAGGGCGAAGGGGGCCATGGGCAACCCTCGACGGCGATGGGCGATGGGGGGGCGGAGGGCAATAGGCAATGGGCATCGGGCAATGGCGGGGAGGGTGTGGGGGGTGTGGTGGGGGGTGTGGATTCGGAGCGGGTGTTGATGGTGTCGGTGGGTGAGATTGTGCCGAGCCGGTTCCAGCCGCGGCAGGTGTTTGATGAGGTGAAGCTGCGCGAGCTGGCGGAGTCGATCCGTTCGATCGGGTTGATGCAGCCGGTGATCGTGAGAAGAACGGAAGGGGCAGAGGGGCAAAGGGGCAAAGGGACAGAGGGAGAGGACACGAAGAGTGAGAACACCAAGAGCGAGGACACCGCTCTGGAGAGCGGTGCCACCAGGAGCGAGGACACGAAGAGCGAAGACACCGCTCTGGAGAGCGGTGCCACCAGGAGCGGTGCCACCAAGAGCGAGGACACCCGGAGCGGGTACGAGTTGGTGGCGGGTGAGCGTCGGTGGCGAGCGGCGGCGATGGCGGGTCTTGAGCGTGTGCCGGTGATTGTGCGTGAGTTGGATGACGAGGCGTGCGCGACGTGGGGTCTGGTTGAGAATCTTCAGCGTGAGGATCTGGATCCGATCGAGAAGGGTGAGGCGTGCCGCGTGATGATCGAGCGGTTCGGGATGTCGCCTCAGGGTTTGTCGGAGCGTCTTGGTGTTGATCGCTCGACGATCGTGAACATGGTGAGGTTGACGGAGTTGGAGCCGTCGATCCAGCGTCTGGTGCGTGCGGGTGATCTGACGATGGGGCACGCGCGTTCGCTGCTGTCGGTGCCGCGTGAGAGCGGGGCGCGGCTGGCGCTGGCGACGCTTGTGAGCGTCGAGGGGTGGAGCGTTCGCAAGTTGGAGCAGGAGGTGAAGAAGGTCGCGAAGGGGAAGCCGGTGGCGGCCGGGCGCGGCGCGGCGGGAGTGGGGGGGGGAGTGGTTGGGGCGGAGCGTTCGGCGTCGATCGCGGATCTTGAGAAGCGATTGGGCGAGCACCTGGGCACGCGGGTGAAGATCAAGACGGATAAGTCGGGGAAGCGCGGGCGGATCGAGATGGCGTTCTTCGATCTCGATCACTTCGATGGGTTGATGCAGCGCGTGGGGTTTGGGGGG from Phycisphaeraceae bacterium includes the following:
- a CDS encoding ParB/RepB/Spo0J family partition protein → MSQKGSDAGKQGGARRLGRGLSSLIGPAPVRVDVPPGTPILDSERQYGDITYSHIDISDGSKRGDAREGEGGHGQPSTAMGDGGAEGNRQWASGNGGEGVGGVVGGVDSERVLMVSVGEIVPSRFQPRQVFDEVKLRELAESIRSIGLMQPVIVRRTEGAEGQRGKGTEGEDTKSENTKSEDTALESGATRSEDTKSEDTALESGATRSGATKSEDTRSGYELVAGERRWRAAAMAGLERVPVIVRELDDEACATWGLVENLQREDLDPIEKGEACRVMIERFGMSPQGLSERLGVDRSTIVNMVRLTELEPSIQRLVRAGDLTMGHARSLLSVPRESGARLALATLVSVEGWSVRKLEQEVKKVAKGKPVAAGRGAAGVGGGVVGAERSASIADLEKRLGEHLGTRVKIKTDKSGKRGRIEMAFFDLDHFDGLMQRVGFGGK